One window of Ignavibacteriota bacterium genomic DNA carries:
- a CDS encoding DUF1738 domain-containing protein — translation MQFIYQKITDLIIEKLQKGVVPWQKTWKTAYPRNFVSNMEYKGINSLILGLSEFESNYFITFKQCKDLGGTVKRDEHSSLVVFWKPFVSFKENDIDQPTAYINFLLRYYYVFNISQCNLPDKVLKNRNIISTNPKFTEAETIINGYKNPPEISINNMIPNPRYLPRLDRVEIPSIENFHTSDDYYACLYHELAHSTGGKHRLCRKGIIDTIQFASENYSKEELIAEISSSYLCNISGIQKTIDNHSAYIANWLQVLNNDNRMILIAASQASKACDYILGTKSTNQTED, via the coding sequence ATGCAATTCATATATCAAAAAATTACAGATTTGATTATAGAGAAACTGCAAAAAGGTGTTGTCCCATGGCAGAAAACTTGGAAAACTGCTTATCCAAGAAATTTCGTTTCAAATATGGAATATAAAGGAATCAATTCATTGATTTTAGGACTTTCAGAATTTGAATCGAATTATTTCATCACATTTAAGCAATGCAAAGATTTGGGTGGAACTGTAAAAAGAGATGAGCACTCAAGTTTAGTGGTTTTCTGGAAACCTTTTGTAAGTTTTAAGGAAAACGATATTGATCAACCAACAGCATATATCAATTTCTTGCTTCGCTACTACTATGTCTTTAATATATCTCAATGCAACTTACCGGATAAGGTTCTAAAGAATCGAAATATCATTTCTACAAATCCCAAGTTTACAGAAGCTGAAACAATAATCAACGGTTATAAGAACCCACCAGAAATAAGTATCAACAACATGATACCGAATCCAAGATACTTGCCAAGATTAGACAGAGTAGAAATTCCATCTATCGAGAATTTTCATACCAGTGATGATTATTATGCCTGTCTATATCATGAACTTGCACACAGCACCGGAGGGAAACATCGATTATGTAGAAAAGGTATTATTGATACAATCCAATTTGCAAGTGAGAACTACAGCAAAGAAGAACTCATCGCTGAAATTTCATCAAGCTACTTGTGTAATATATCAGGTATTCAAAAGACTATCGACAACCATTCGGCTTACATCGCTAACTGGCTTCAAGTCTTGAATAATGATAACCGAATGATACTCATTGCCGCATCTCAAGCCTCAAAAGCCTGTGATTATATTTTAGGAACAAAATCAACAAATCAAACGGAGGATTAA
- a CDS encoding four-helix bundle copper-binding protein has translation MTSSNCIDACLACLIACERCIADCIKDGNHNCIEICRDCADICALCARFEARDSQFSQKLCALCAEVCEACAAECSKHASHHVCCKDCAEACKKCAAECSNMSKS, from the coding sequence ATGACAAGTTCAAATTGTATAGATGCGTGTTTAGCGTGTCTGATTGCTTGCGAAAGATGTATTGCCGATTGTATTAAAGACGGTAATCATAATTGCATAGAAATATGCCGCGACTGTGCCGATATCTGTGCCTTATGCGCAAGATTTGAGGCGAGGGACTCTCAGTTTAGTCAAAAACTGTGTGCTTTGTGTGCTGAAGTTTGTGAAGCTTGTGCTGCTGAATGCAGTAAACATGCTTCACATCATGTATGTTGTAAAGATTGTGCGGAAGCTTGTAAAAAATGTGCTGCTGAATGCAGTAATATGAGCAAGTCATAA
- a CDS encoding T9SS type A sorting domain-containing protein, whose product MSKTKILMIIVIFITFSMSRAYASLSAHPVQIYETVIKGQKNYLTLHIANAGPSGSLGYQISATEPWISFSSTSGEIPISDSIEIKLIVDATSLNSGLYKADILIGDPHHGPITVPIEILVSMVADVYESSDNNSLMLQAYPNPFNSTTVINYTLPESQYVIINLLDIRGSQIKVLANEFQTEGIHRINFDGSELPSGIYFITLNTQSYSIVRKLIINK is encoded by the coding sequence ATGTCTAAAACAAAAATTCTGATGATAATAGTAATTTTTATTACTTTCTCTATGTCGAGGGCTTATGCCAGTCTATCTGCACATCCCGTACAGATTTATGAAACAGTAATTAAAGGTCAAAAGAATTACCTTACGCTTCATATTGCAAATGCCGGACCTTCTGGCAGTCTTGGCTATCAGATAAGTGCTACTGAACCTTGGATTAGTTTTAGTTCAACATCAGGTGAAATTCCAATTTCGGATAGTATTGAAATTAAACTTATAGTTGATGCTACAAGTCTTAATTCAGGACTATATAAAGCAGACATACTGATTGGTGACCCACATCACGGACCTATTACTGTACCAATTGAAATACTTGTCAGTATGGTTGCAGATGTTTACGAATCTTCCGACAACAACAGCTTAATGTTACAAGCATACCCTAATCCCTTCAATTCTACAACAGTAATAAATTATACTTTGCCAGAGAGTCAATATGTAATTATCAATCTGCTTGATATAAGAGGTAGTCAAATCAAAGTATTAGCGAATGAATTTCAGACAGAGGGTATTCACAGGATAAATTTTGATGGCTCTGAATTACCGTCAGGTATTTATTTTATTACATTGAATACACAATCTTATTCTATTGTAAGAAAACTTATCATAAATAAATAA
- a CDS encoding efflux RND transporter permease subunit yields the protein MLNKFIKYFLENKLVTVLLLIILVFWGIITSPFDWNTGFLPKDPVPVDAIPDIGENQQIVFTPWNGRSPQDIEDQISYPLTTYLLGIPGVKTIRSSSIFGFSSIYIIFSEDIEFYWSRSRILEKLSSLPSGLLPDDVQPTLGPDATALGQVYWYTLEGRDKEGNPTGGWDLHEIRTVQDFYVKYGLNATEGVSEVASIGGFVQEYQIDVNPDALNAYNIPLNKVMQAVQKSNRDVGAKTIEINQAEYLVRGLGYVKNVEDIEKAVVAVQDNVPVRIKDIANVALGPASRRGVLDKDGAEVVGGVVVARYGANPLQVINNVKEKIAEISPGLPKKTLANGVESQLTIVPFYDRSELIYETLGTLEEALSLQILITILVIIVMIYNLRASILISSLLPIAVLMVFIAMRNFGVDANIVALSGIAIAIGTMVDLGIILSENIVKHIDEAPPEQRLITTIYNGSAEVSSAILTAVSTTIVSFIPVFTMQAAEGKLFGPLAFTKSFALVAALIVSLFILPTLAHWFFGFKIKNPRHNRWVNIILILAGVIGLFSNIVWAGVLLILFGIIPFIKPLISDKKLFKKPFFHTALENIELVLVVVGVIWLLAKYWLPLGAGKSVLINFIFVALLVGFILGAFSLLLISYKGILNWCLNNKVKFLLIPTLLILLAVNIWMGFSNIFGFLANGTDKIGWNIRTTSVWSGMTHTFPGIGKEFMPSLDEGSFLLMPTSMPHSGVAYNRKVVGQLDMLLTNIPEVKLVVGKLGRVESALDPAPVSMYENIINYKSEYELNDKGHRRRFKTDRDDRFVLKNGDTLSNKEMLANGISSDELLPDEDGNYFRNWREHIKSSDDIWKEIVAVTKIPGVTSAPKLQPIETRLVMLQTGMRAPMGIKIFGPDLKTIEEFGLRLESILKEVPSVKAEAAFADRIVGKPYIHLNINRDEISRYGLSVEDVQQSIETAIGGMKISSTVEGRERFPIRVRYPRELRDDPESLGKILIPTPTGAQIPLSQLVDMEYVRGPQAIKSENTFLVGYVLFDKRDGYAEVDVVNDAQEMIQQKIDAGELIVPAGLNFKFSGSYENQVRAEKRLIIIVPIVLLIIFLILYFQFKSVTTSLMIFTGVAMAFSGGFIMLWLYGQGWFADFNIFGTNIRELFQMNTVNLSVAVWVGFIALFGLATDDGVLMGTYLDQSFERNRTKTIKEIRTSVVEAGERRIRPAVMTTTTTIIALLPVLTSTGRGADIMVPMAIPAFGGMIVAAITYYIVPTLYCMREEYKLKNQKS from the coding sequence ATGCTTAATAAATTCATAAAATATTTCCTCGAAAACAAGTTAGTAACAGTTCTCTTACTAATTATCTTAGTTTTTTGGGGAATTATAACATCTCCATTCGATTGGAACACGGGATTTTTACCGAAAGACCCTGTTCCTGTTGATGCCATTCCGGACATTGGCGAAAATCAGCAGATTGTTTTTACGCCTTGGAATGGTAGGTCACCACAAGATATTGAAGACCAGATTTCATATCCGTTAACCACCTATCTTCTTGGTATTCCGGGAGTGAAAACAATACGGAGTTCTTCAATTTTTGGTTTTTCAAGCATTTATATTATATTCTCAGAAGATATAGAATTTTACTGGTCACGCTCACGGATATTGGAAAAGTTAAGTTCTCTTCCCTCCGGTCTATTACCCGATGATGTTCAACCCACATTAGGACCCGATGCTACAGCCTTGGGACAAGTTTACTGGTACACGCTTGAAGGTCGTGATAAAGAAGGAAATCCAACCGGGGGATGGGATTTACATGAGATACGCACTGTTCAGGATTTTTATGTAAAATACGGATTAAATGCAACAGAAGGTGTTTCAGAAGTAGCTTCAATTGGGGGATTTGTACAGGAATACCAGATAGACGTAAACCCTGACGCATTAAATGCCTACAATATTCCATTGAATAAGGTTATGCAGGCAGTTCAGAAATCGAACCGTGATGTGGGGGCTAAAACAATAGAGATAAATCAGGCAGAATACCTTGTACGTGGATTAGGTTATGTAAAAAATGTAGAAGATATTGAGAAAGCCGTGGTTGCAGTTCAGGATAATGTGCCTGTTCGTATTAAGGATATAGCTAATGTTGCACTTGGACCAGCTTCACGCCGGGGTGTTCTTGATAAAGACGGAGCCGAAGTGGTTGGCGGGGTAGTAGTTGCAAGGTATGGTGCTAATCCATTGCAGGTTATCAACAATGTGAAAGAGAAGATTGCAGAAATTTCACCCGGCTTACCGAAAAAAACATTAGCAAATGGTGTAGAAAGTCAGCTCACCATTGTTCCGTTTTACGACCGTTCTGAATTGATTTATGAGACACTTGGCACTTTGGAAGAAGCTTTGTCGCTTCAGATTCTCATAACTATTCTGGTTATAATTGTTATGATTTATAACCTTAGAGCATCAATACTCATATCAAGTTTATTGCCTATTGCTGTGCTTATGGTTTTTATTGCAATGCGGAATTTTGGTGTAGATGCAAATATAGTGGCTCTTTCCGGTATTGCTATTGCCATTGGCACTATGGTTGATTTGGGAATAATTCTCTCGGAGAACATAGTTAAACATATTGACGAAGCTCCACCCGAACAAAGATTGATAACAACAATTTACAATGGCTCGGCAGAAGTAAGCTCGGCAATTCTTACAGCAGTTTCCACAACTATCGTAAGTTTTATTCCTGTTTTTACTATGCAGGCAGCCGAGGGTAAATTATTTGGACCTCTTGCATTTACAAAATCATTTGCTTTGGTGGCTGCTTTAATTGTTTCGTTGTTTATATTGCCCACATTGGCACATTGGTTTTTTGGTTTTAAAATAAAGAATCCACGTCATAACAGATGGGTTAATATTATACTTATTTTAGCCGGTGTTATTGGATTATTCAGTAATATTGTATGGGCGGGTGTATTATTGATTTTATTTGGCATTATCCCTTTCATTAAACCACTAATCTCTGATAAAAAATTATTTAAGAAACCTTTTTTCCACACAGCTTTGGAAAATATTGAATTGGTTTTAGTGGTAGTGGGAGTTATTTGGCTTTTGGCAAAGTACTGGTTACCGCTCGGTGCCGGTAAAAGTGTGCTAATCAACTTTATTTTTGTTGCGTTATTGGTCGGCTTTATTTTAGGGGCATTTAGTTTACTCCTAATTTCTTACAAAGGAATATTAAACTGGTGTTTGAATAACAAAGTCAAGTTTTTATTGATTCCGACCCTTTTGATACTCTTAGCCGTGAACATCTGGATGGGATTCTCAAATATTTTTGGGTTCCTGGCAAATGGAACGGACAAAATTGGATGGAACATACGGACAACTTCTGTTTGGTCGGGAATGACTCATACATTCCCCGGAATAGGAAAAGAATTTATGCCTTCGTTGGATGAAGGCAGCTTTTTACTCATGCCAACCTCTATGCCGCATTCAGGGGTTGCCTACAACAGAAAAGTAGTAGGGCAATTAGATATGTTGCTTACTAACATTCCCGAAGTGAAACTGGTTGTCGGTAAGTTAGGACGAGTAGAATCTGCGCTTGACCCTGCACCGGTTTCCATGTATGAAAATATTATCAACTATAAATCTGAATATGAACTCAATGACAAAGGGCATCGCAGGCGTTTTAAAACAGACAGGGATGACCGCTTTGTATTAAAAAATGGAGATACACTATCTAATAAGGAAATGCTGGCAAATGGTATCTCATCAGATGAGTTGTTGCCGGATGAAGATGGGAACTATTTCAGAAATTGGCGTGAACATATAAAATCATCCGATGATATTTGGAAAGAAATCGTTGCTGTAACAAAAATACCCGGAGTTACTTCAGCACCGAAATTGCAACCTATAGAAACTCGTTTGGTCATGTTACAAACCGGAATGAGGGCTCCTATGGGCATAAAGATTTTCGGTCCCGACCTCAAAACAATCGAGGAATTTGGATTGAGGCTCGAAAGTATATTAAAAGAAGTACCATCTGTAAAAGCTGAAGCAGCCTTTGCCGACCGTATTGTAGGAAAACCTTACATTCACCTGAATATCAACAGAGATGAAATATCACGCTATGGTTTAAGTGTCGAAGATGTGCAACAAAGCATTGAAACAGCAATTGGGGGCATGAAAATCTCATCAACGGTTGAAGGACGTGAGCGATTTCCTATACGGGTTCGTTACCCAAGAGAGTTAAGAGATGACCCTGAATCGCTTGGAAAAATTCTTATTCCAACACCCACCGGAGCACAAATACCGCTTAGTCAGTTAGTTGATATGGAGTATGTACGTGGTCCGCAAGCCATAAAAAGTGAGAACACTTTTCTTGTCGGTTATGTGCTGTTTGATAAAAGGGACGGCTATGCCGAAGTAGATGTTGTGAACGATGCGCAGGAAATGATTCAACAAAAAATTGATGCAGGCGAGTTAATTGTTCCGGCAGGGTTGAATTTTAAATTTTCTGGAAGTTATGAAAACCAGGTACGTGCCGAAAAACGGCTCATTATAATCGTGCCGATTGTATTATTAATCATCTTTCTGATACTCTACTTCCAATTCAAATCGGTTACTACATCGCTAATGATTTTTACCGGAGTGGCTATGGCATTTAGCGGAGGTTTTATAATGCTCTGGCTATACGGACAGGGGTGGTTTGCCGATTTCAATATTTTTGGAACAAATATCCGTGAACTTTTTCAGATGAATACCGTCAACTTGAGTGTTGCCGTTTGGGTGGGTTTTATTGCCTTGTTTGGACTTGCAACAGATGATGGGGTTTTGATGGGAACCTATCTTGACCAAAGTTTTGAACGTAATCGTACAAAAACAATTAAAGAAATCAGGACTTCTGTTGTGGAAGCCGGAGAGCGAAGAATAAGACCTGCCGTAATGACAACCACAACTACTATTATTGCATTGTTGCCGGTTCTTACATCAACAGGGCGGGGAGCTGATATTATGGTTCCAATGGCTATTCCAGCCTTTGGCGGAATGATTGTTGCGGCTATTACATATTACATTGTTCCTACGCTTTATTGTATGCGTGAAGAGTATAAACTAAAAAATCAAAAATCATGA
- a CDS encoding TolC family protein → MKNNIAILIAMLLYGSISFAQTLDDYFKVAAENNPGLQAVYKEYEAALQKEPQVSTLPDPTFSFGYFISPVETRVGPQQARFSLTQMFPWFGTLKAQGDAASLMAEVKFQNFIEARNKLYYWLASAYYPLYELKDWIRIEQENIRILESYKNIATHKFENGKGTMVDVLRVDIMLKDAQTNLIILSDKEKPLLTTFNKLLNRPENEIVQISESLKAEIISDNFRKDSLISTNPTLKALDLQIQASKASEFTAQKQGMPKLGVGIDYVMVGNRTDMSLPDNGKDILMPMVSVSIPIFRDKYNASVKEAQLMQESYNHQKQEVANNLISEYEMLWFQVKQQLQLLSLYEQQIQTSQQSLNLLFTSYGNSGKEFEEVLRMQQQLLKYQKMKATALTEYYTALAELDYITAKSK, encoded by the coding sequence ATGAAAAATAATATAGCAATACTAATAGCAATGCTATTGTACGGTTCGATAAGCTTTGCTCAAACATTGGACGATTATTTTAAAGTAGCCGCTGAAAACAATCCCGGTTTACAGGCTGTCTATAAAGAATACGAGGCTGCATTACAGAAAGAGCCTCAGGTGAGTACTTTACCTGACCCAACCTTTTCTTTCGGGTATTTTATTTCCCCGGTTGAAACAAGGGTAGGACCTCAACAGGCGAGGTTCTCGCTTACGCAAATGTTCCCTTGGTTTGGCACATTAAAAGCACAGGGCGATGCTGCGTCTTTAATGGCAGAAGTAAAATTTCAAAATTTTATTGAAGCCCGGAACAAACTTTATTACTGGTTGGCATCCGCTTATTATCCTCTATATGAGTTAAAAGATTGGATTCGTATCGAACAGGAAAATATCAGAATACTTGAATCTTACAAAAACATTGCGACTCATAAGTTCGAAAACGGAAAAGGAACAATGGTCGATGTTTTACGAGTAGATATTATGCTGAAAGATGCACAAACCAATCTTATTATACTAAGTGATAAAGAAAAACCGTTACTTACTACTTTCAACAAACTATTGAACAGACCTGAAAATGAAATAGTACAAATCAGCGAATCATTGAAAGCCGAAATCATTTCAGATAATTTCAGAAAAGATTCATTAATTTCTACAAATCCAACATTAAAAGCACTGGATTTACAAATTCAGGCAAGTAAAGCCTCAGAATTTACAGCACAAAAGCAAGGAATGCCAAAATTGGGTGTAGGTATAGATTATGTAATGGTAGGCAACCGCACTGATATGTCATTGCCCGATAATGGTAAAGATATTCTTATGCCCATGGTAAGTGTAAGTATTCCTATATTCAGGGATAAGTACAACGCTTCTGTAAAAGAAGCCCAACTGATGCAGGAAAGCTATAATCACCAAAAACAAGAAGTCGCAAATAATCTTATTTCCGAATATGAAATGCTCTGGTTTCAGGTAAAACAACAGTTGCAACTATTATCACTTTACGAACAACAAATACAAACCTCGCAACAATCGTTAAACTTACTTTTTACTTCGTATGGTAATTCCGGGAAGGAATTCGAAGAAGTACTGAGAATGCAGCAACAATTGTTGAAATACCAAAAAATGAAAGCAACTGCTCTGACTGAATACTACACAGCATTAGCAGAGTTGGATTATATCACTGCAAAATCGAAATAA
- the cadA gene encoding cadmium-translocating P-type ATPase, whose protein sequence is MENKHHNHSHQNHHQTHEHHDKSGHKNQPDSHNDHHDHHVMMIEDFKKRFWISLFITLPIVVLAPMIQELVGYELRFNGDRYVQFVLSSIIFFYGGWPFLKGLVDEVKKKAPGMMTLIALAISVAYFYSSAVVFGLGGNIFFWELASLIVIMLLGHWIEMKSVMGASNALQELAKMMPSTARRINKDGEHEDVPIEDLQSNDIILVRPGEKIPADGTVIEGESHVNESMLTGESKPASKKKDDKVIGGSVNDNGTLKIKVKHTGEDSYLNKVIGMVKEAQKTKSKTQNLADKAAAWLFYIALGAGITTLIVWLSLGKEFEYALERMVTVMIISCPHALGLAVPLVVAISTAVSAKNGLLIRNRTAFENARKLTTIIFDKTGTLTKGEFGVTRFKSTTEKQTDHELLQIAASVENSSEHPIAGGIVRKAKKENLKFDEPENFQNITGKGIKATLKGQEIKIVSPGMLKEHGIETPSDAFKTEDETVVFILIDNMLAGFIALADEIRPESISAIQTLKDRGIKVLMVTGDNHQVAKAVSEQLSLDDFYAEVLPEDKQRIIKKLQEKGEFVAMTGDGVNDAPALAQANVGIAVGSGTDVAAETADIILVNSNPNDIANLILFGTATYKKMMQNLWWATGYNIVAVPLAAGVLAGVGIILSPAVGAVLMSLSTVIVALNAQLLKNQIKK, encoded by the coding sequence ATGGAAAATAAACATCATAATCATTCGCATCAAAACCACCATCAAACTCATGAGCATCATGACAAGAGTGGTCATAAAAACCAACCCGACTCTCATAATGACCATCACGACCATCATGTCATGATGATAGAAGATTTCAAAAAGCGATTTTGGATTTCATTGTTCATAACACTCCCTATCGTAGTGCTTGCACCAATGATTCAAGAACTGGTTGGTTATGAGCTTCGCTTCAATGGTGATCGCTATGTGCAGTTCGTGCTTTCCTCTATCATCTTCTTTTATGGCGGATGGCCTTTTTTGAAAGGATTGGTTGATGAAGTTAAAAAGAAAGCCCCCGGAATGATGACCTTGATTGCTCTGGCAATATCCGTTGCATACTTCTACAGCTCGGCAGTTGTCTTCGGGCTTGGTGGTAATATCTTTTTTTGGGAATTGGCAAGCCTGATAGTCATTATGCTTTTAGGCCATTGGATAGAAATGAAATCTGTGATGGGTGCATCAAACGCACTTCAAGAACTCGCCAAAATGATGCCTTCCACTGCCCGAAGAATCAATAAGGACGGGGAACATGAAGATGTACCAATTGAAGATTTGCAAAGCAATGATATTATTCTGGTAAGACCAGGGGAAAAGATTCCGGCTGATGGAACGGTAATTGAAGGAGAAAGCCATGTGAACGAATCAATGCTTACCGGAGAATCGAAACCTGCTTCTAAGAAAAAGGACGATAAGGTGATTGGTGGTTCAGTAAATGACAATGGTACCTTAAAAATCAAAGTCAAACATACAGGAGAAGACTCCTATCTGAATAAAGTGATTGGAATGGTCAAAGAAGCACAGAAAACTAAATCTAAAACCCAAAATTTGGCTGATAAAGCAGCCGCATGGTTGTTCTACATTGCCTTGGGTGCAGGGATTACAACCTTGATTGTTTGGTTAAGTCTGGGAAAAGAATTTGAGTATGCACTGGAACGAATGGTTACTGTGATGATAATTTCATGTCCTCATGCATTAGGATTGGCTGTACCTTTGGTTGTAGCAATTTCTACAGCGGTTTCAGCAAAAAATGGATTGCTCATTCGAAACAGAACCGCTTTTGAAAATGCACGAAAATTAACCACTATCATTTTTGATAAAACAGGAACTCTGACCAAAGGAGAGTTTGGGGTAACCCGTTTCAAGAGTACCACAGAAAAACAGACAGACCATGAGTTACTTCAAATTGCAGCTTCGGTTGAAAACAGTTCGGAACACCCAATTGCAGGAGGAATCGTTAGAAAAGCTAAAAAAGAAAACTTAAAGTTTGACGAACCAGAAAATTTCCAAAACATCACAGGGAAAGGAATAAAGGCAACTTTAAAAGGGCAGGAAATCAAAATAGTAAGTCCGGGAATGTTGAAAGAACATGGAATAGAAACGCCTTCTGACGCATTCAAGACAGAAGACGAAACTGTGGTTTTTATTCTGATTGACAATATGTTGGCAGGCTTCATCGCTCTTGCAGATGAAATCAGACCTGAATCCATATCAGCTATTCAAACACTGAAAGACAGAGGGATAAAGGTTTTGATGGTCACAGGTGACAACCATCAAGTAGCAAAAGCGGTTAGCGAACAACTATCACTGGACGATTTTTACGCAGAAGTGCTACCGGAAGACAAGCAACGTATCATTAAAAAACTTCAGGAAAAGGGAGAGTTTGTAGCTATGACTGGTGATGGCGTGAATGATGCACCAGCTTTAGCTCAGGCTAATGTTGGTATTGCAGTCGGGTCGGGAACGGATGTAGCCGCAGAAACCGCAGATATAATATTGGTAAACAGCAATCCCAATGACATTGCCAACCTGATTCTTTTCGGTACTGCTACATATAAAAAAATGATGCAAAACCTTTGGTGGGCAACAGGTTACAACATTGTGGCGGTGCCGTTGGCTGCCGGAGTTCTGGCAGGCGTTGGCATCATTCTAAGTCCTGCAGTCGGTGCTGTTTTAATGAGTCTTAGTACGGTAATAGTTGCACTAAATGCACAATTATTAAAAAATCAAATTAAGAAATAA
- a CDS encoding efflux RND transporter periplasmic adaptor subunit, whose translation MKAIDKKTLIIASITLIIGLLAGWLIFGGNKGTSHDDLEHEKTEIADETVWTCSMHPQIRQNEPGDCPICGMDLIPLDDDQNSDIDPNAVSMSSIAMQLADVSTAIVGKMNPIKQVRLSGKVQADERLVYSQSSHIPGRIEKLLVNFTGEFVKKGQIIAYIYSPELVTTQEELLEAQKIAESQPQLFTSAKEKLKNWKLSDKQIEEILTTGKTQDEFPIKADVAGFVTSKMINLGDYVRRGETIYEISDLSKLWVLFDVYESDMNCIKKGNKVDFTVASMPGNSFKGNITWLDPIIDPKTRVVKARVEYNNANGKLKPEMFVSGFVEAKLTNKSNSIVVPKTAVMWTGKRSVVYIKSNSDKGVNFIMREVTLGPALGESYLVESGLMEGEEIAINGTFSIDAAAQLAGKPSMMSPDGGPAMTGHNHGETNKSTIKDEQKTQNAQDHNNKIKQSSNEDNSKIIRKGKIDVYEIDINKDGKVFQDPMHWNVISDEAGKCPLCKMTLEEVTLESAKSNLMKNGFKVK comes from the coding sequence ATGAAAGCAATAGATAAAAAAACATTAATAATAGCATCAATCACTCTAATTATTGGTTTGCTGGCAGGTTGGTTGATTTTTGGCGGTAATAAGGGTACTTCTCACGATGACCTTGAACACGAGAAAACTGAAATAGCCGACGAGACGGTCTGGACTTGCTCCATGCACCCGCAAATACGTCAAAATGAGCCTGGCGACTGTCCGATTTGTGGTATGGATTTAATCCCCTTGGATGATGACCAAAACTCAGATATTGACCCTAATGCTGTAAGCATGTCTTCTATAGCCATGCAGTTAGCTGATGTGAGTACAGCAATAGTGGGAAAAATGAATCCCATTAAGCAAGTTCGTTTGAGTGGTAAAGTGCAGGCGGATGAACGTTTAGTTTATTCTCAATCTTCGCATATACCTGGTAGAATTGAAAAATTGTTGGTGAATTTTACAGGTGAATTTGTGAAAAAAGGACAAATTATTGCATATATTTATTCACCTGAATTGGTTACAACTCAGGAAGAATTATTAGAAGCACAAAAAATAGCTGAATCGCAACCTCAATTATTTACATCAGCCAAAGAAAAGTTAAAAAACTGGAAACTATCTGATAAACAAATTGAAGAAATTCTGACTACAGGAAAGACACAGGATGAATTTCCGATAAAAGCAGATGTTGCAGGGTTTGTAACATCTAAAATGATCAATTTGGGTGACTATGTACGCAGAGGAGAAACTATCTACGAAATTTCAGACCTTTCTAAACTTTGGGTATTATTTGATGTGTATGAATCAGATATGAACTGTATAAAAAAAGGTAATAAAGTTGACTTTACTGTAGCCTCTATGCCCGGCAATTCTTTTAAGGGAAACATAACCTGGCTCGACCCTATAATTGACCCTAAAACAAGGGTGGTAAAAGCAAGAGTAGAGTATAATAATGCAAACGGAAAACTAAAACCTGAAATGTTTGTCTCCGGTTTTGTTGAAGCTAAATTGACCAACAAATCAAATTCAATTGTTGTGCCCAAAACAGCCGTTATGTGGACAGGCAAACGTTCTGTTGTTTACATTAAATCAAATTCAGATAAGGGAGTCAATTTTATCATGCGTGAAGTAACTTTGGGACCTGCTTTGGGAGAGAGCTATTTGGTTGAAAGTGGTTTAATGGAAGGTGAAGAAATTGCAATCAATGGTACATTTAGTATTGATGCTGCCGCACAGTTAGCAGGTAAACCAAGTATGATGAGTCCTGATGGCGGACCTGCGATGACTGGACATAATCATGGCGAGACAAATAAATCAACAATTAAGGACGAACAGAAAACTCAAAATGCACAAGACCATAATAACAAAATTAAGCAGAGTTCAAATGAAGATAATTCCAAAATAATCAGAAAAGGCAAAATTGATGTCTATGAAATTGATATAAACAAAGATGGTAAAGTATTTCAGGACCCAATGCATTGGAATGTTATATCTGATGAAGCAGGTAAATGCCCTTTATGTAAAATGACTTTAGAGGAAGTTACACTTGAATCAGCTAAATCCAATCTAATGAAGAATGGATTTAAAGTGAAATAG